In a single window of the Agromyces sp. H17E-10 genome:
- a CDS encoding CHY zinc finger protein, translating into MIISGVREPRDDFEHGSGPAMRPQVHGSVVDAETRCVHYRTELDVIAIKFSCCGDFYPCHFCHRDAVDHPAVQWPAEESHERAVLCGVCSALLTIAEYADAYTCPSCAAPFNPGCKLHWEYYFCAPIDTARDAGA; encoded by the coding sequence GTGATCATCTCCGGCGTCCGTGAACCTCGAGACGACTTCGAACACGGTTCGGGGCCGGCCATGCGGCCGCAGGTGCACGGGTCGGTCGTCGATGCCGAGACCCGCTGCGTCCATTACCGAACCGAACTCGATGTCATCGCCATCAAGTTCTCGTGCTGCGGCGACTTCTACCCCTGTCACTTCTGTCATCGTGACGCGGTCGATCACCCGGCCGTGCAATGGCCGGCAGAGGAGTCCCATGAACGCGCTGTACTCTGCGGGGTTTGCAGCGCCTTGCTGACGATCGCCGAGTACGCCGACGCGTACACGTGTCCGTCCTGCGCCGCTCCGTTCAACCCCGGATGCAAACTGCACTGGGAGTACTACTTCTGCGCCCCCATCGACACCGCACGCGACGCAGGAGCCTGA
- the nrdH gene encoding glutaredoxin-like protein NrdH yields MTVTVYTKPSCVQCNATYRALDSKGIEYEVLDLSVDESALAQVKELGYLQAPVVITDEDHWSGFRPDKIDELAARLS; encoded by the coding sequence ATGACGGTCACGGTCTACACCAAGCCTTCTTGCGTCCAGTGCAACGCGACGTATCGCGCCCTCGACAGCAAGGGCATCGAGTACGAAGTGCTCGACCTCTCTGTCGACGAGAGCGCGCTCGCGCAGGTCAAGGAGCTCGGCTACCTGCAGGCCCCGGTCGTCATCACCGACGAAGACCACTGGTCGGGCTTCCGTCCCGACAAGATCGACGAGCTCGCCGCGCGTCTGAGCTGA
- the nrdE gene encoding class 1b ribonucleoside-diphosphate reductase subunit alpha, with amino-acid sequence MEAPRTAMDYHSLNAMLNLYGPNGEIQFDKDREAAREYFLQHVNQNTVFFHSLKERLDYLVEKEYYEPQVLEQYSFEFIQKLNDLAYSKKFRFETFLGAFKYYTSYTLKTFDGKRYLERFEDRVVMTALGLAQGDEQLAIDLVEEIIGGRFQPATPTFLNTGKAQRGELVSCFLLRIEDNMESIARGINSALQLSKRGGGVALLLSNIRESGAPIKQIENQSSGIIPVMKLLEDSFSYANQLGARQGAGAVYLSAHHPDIMRFLDTKRENADEKIRIKTLSLGVVVPDITFELAKNNEDMYLFSPYDVEKVYGKPFGDVPITEHYREMVDNPRIKKTKINAREFFQTIAEIQFESGYPYIVFEDTVNKANPIKGRINMSNLCSEILQVNTPTTYNEDLSYDQIGKDISCNLGSLNIALTMDSPDFGKTVETAIRGLTSVSNQSHITSVRSVEDGNDKSHAIGLGQMNLHGYLARERIFYGSEEGIDFTNIYFYTVLFHALRASNRIAIERGETFDGFADSKYASGEFFDKYTDAAWVPETAKVTQLFADAGVHIPTQQDWLELKASIQEHGIYNQNLQAVPPTGSISYINNSTASIHPIASKIEIRKEGKLGRVYYPAAFMTNDNLEYYQDAYEIGYEKVIDTYAAATQHVDQGLSLTLFFKDTATTRDINKAQIYAWKKGIKTIYYIRLRQLALEGTNLDECVSCML; translated from the coding sequence ATGGAGGCCCCGCGCACGGCGATGGATTACCACTCGCTCAACGCGATGCTGAACCTCTACGGCCCGAACGGCGAGATCCAGTTCGACAAAGACCGTGAGGCGGCTCGCGAGTACTTCCTGCAGCACGTCAACCAGAACACCGTCTTCTTCCATTCCCTGAAGGAGCGGCTCGACTACCTCGTCGAGAAGGAGTACTACGAGCCGCAGGTGCTCGAGCAGTACTCGTTCGAGTTCATCCAGAAGCTCAACGACCTCGCGTACTCGAAGAAGTTCCGCTTCGAGACCTTCCTCGGCGCGTTCAAGTACTACACGAGCTACACGCTCAAGACCTTCGACGGCAAGCGCTACCTCGAGCGCTTCGAGGACCGCGTCGTGATGACCGCGCTCGGCCTCGCGCAGGGCGACGAGCAGCTGGCGATCGACCTCGTCGAGGAGATCATCGGCGGCCGCTTCCAGCCGGCCACCCCGACCTTCCTCAACACGGGCAAGGCGCAGCGCGGCGAGCTCGTCAGCTGCTTCCTGCTGCGCATCGAAGACAACATGGAGTCGATCGCCCGCGGAATCAACTCGGCACTGCAGCTCTCGAAGCGCGGCGGCGGCGTGGCCCTCCTGCTGTCGAACATCCGCGAGTCGGGTGCGCCGATCAAGCAGATCGAGAACCAGTCGTCGGGCATCATCCCCGTCATGAAGCTGCTCGAGGACTCGTTCAGCTACGCGAACCAGCTCGGTGCCCGCCAGGGCGCCGGCGCGGTGTACCTGTCGGCCCACCACCCCGACATCATGCGGTTCCTCGACACGAAGCGCGAGAACGCCGACGAGAAGATCCGCATCAAGACGCTGTCGCTCGGCGTCGTCGTGCCCGACATCACCTTCGAGCTCGCGAAGAACAACGAAGACATGTACCTCTTCTCGCCGTACGACGTCGAGAAGGTCTACGGCAAGCCGTTCGGCGACGTGCCGATCACCGAGCACTACCGCGAGATGGTCGACAACCCGCGCATCAAGAAGACGAAGATCAACGCGCGCGAGTTCTTCCAGACGATCGCCGAGATCCAGTTCGAGTCGGGCTACCCGTACATCGTGTTCGAAGACACGGTGAACAAGGCGAACCCGATCAAGGGCCGCATCAACATGTCGAACCTCTGCAGCGAGATCCTGCAGGTGAACACGCCGACCACGTACAACGAAGACCTCTCGTACGACCAGATCGGCAAGGACATCAGCTGCAACCTCGGTTCGCTGAACATCGCGCTCACGATGGACTCGCCCGACTTCGGCAAGACCGTCGAGACCGCGATCCGCGGTCTCACCTCGGTGTCGAACCAGAGCCACATCACCTCGGTGCGCTCGGTCGAAGACGGCAACGACAAGTCGCACGCCATCGGCCTCGGCCAGATGAACCTGCACGGCTACCTCGCCCGCGAGCGCATCTTCTACGGCTCGGAAGAGGGCATCGACTTCACGAACATCTACTTCTACACGGTGCTGTTCCACGCGCTGCGCGCGTCGAACCGCATCGCGATCGAGCGCGGCGAGACCTTCGACGGCTTCGCCGACTCGAAGTACGCGTCGGGTGAGTTCTTCGACAAGTACACGGATGCCGCGTGGGTACCCGAGACCGCGAAGGTGACGCAGCTCTTCGCCGACGCCGGGGTGCACATCCCGACCCAGCAGGACTGGCTCGAGCTGAAGGCGTCGATCCAGGAGCACGGCATCTACAACCAGAACCTGCAGGCGGTGCCGCCGACCGGCTCGATCTCGTACATCAACAACTCGACGGCGTCGATCCACCCGATCGCCTCGAAGATCGAGATCCGTAAAGAGGGCAAGCTCGGGCGCGTCTACTACCCGGCGGCGTTCATGACGAACGACAACCTCGAGTACTACCAGGACGCGTACGAGATCGGCTACGAGAAGGTCATCGACACCTACGCCGCGGCAACGCAGCACGTCGACCAGGGCCTCTCGCTCACGCTCTTCTTCAAGGACACGGCGACGACCCGCGACATCAACAAGGCGCAGATCTACGCATGGAAGAAGGGGATCAAGACGATCTACTACATCCGCCTGCGTCAGCTCGCGCTCGAGGGCACGAACCTGGACGAGTGCGTGTCGTGCATGCTGTAG
- a CDS encoding dihydrofolate reductase family protein: MSTVVFDISISLDGYIAASGMTPDEGMGVGGEALHDWAFAGDERDRELLEQAGARLGAVICERRTYDNSIKWWAADGPTGPARVPLQVVSHSTPDEVPEDGVYTFARDIRSALEAARETAGEQDVGIMGGADIARQYLREGLVDEISLHVVPVLFGSGTPLFEPGWLDRHVRLERIRAVETDAATHLRFRVVK; this comes from the coding sequence ATGAGCACGGTCGTCTTCGACATCAGCATTTCGCTCGACGGGTACATCGCCGCGAGTGGCATGACTCCCGACGAGGGCATGGGCGTCGGCGGGGAGGCACTCCACGACTGGGCGTTCGCCGGCGACGAGCGCGATCGCGAACTGCTCGAGCAGGCGGGCGCGCGTCTCGGCGCGGTCATCTGCGAACGCCGCACGTACGACAACTCGATCAAGTGGTGGGCGGCCGACGGCCCGACCGGGCCGGCCCGGGTTCCGCTGCAGGTCGTGAGCCACAGCACCCCCGACGAGGTGCCCGAGGACGGCGTCTACACGTTCGCCCGCGACATCCGCTCGGCGCTCGAGGCCGCGCGCGAGACCGCCGGCGAGCAGGACGTCGGCATCATGGGCGGCGCAGACATCGCGCGACAGTACCTGCGCGAAGGGCTCGTCGACGAGATCTCGCTGCACGTCGTGCCGGTGCTGTTCGGCAGCGGCACGCCACTGTTCGAACCGGGCTGGCTCGACCGGCACGTTCGGCTCGAGCGCATCCGGGCCGTCGAGACGGATGCCGCGACGCATTTGCGTTTCCGTGTCGTGAAGTAG
- a CDS encoding uracil-DNA glycosylase family protein — protein sequence MTAQAHGDELERIRDEIIADPENAAFTALGWKPLFAASPESRVLLIGQAPGRRAQESGIPWNDASGDTLTRWLGVDRETFHDPNAFAIVPMDFYFPGKAPSGDLPPRRGVAATWHPPIFEQLVNVRLTVLVGAHAQRAYLPDRLPTLTETVRHWRDYLPSKFPVVHPSPRNIAWQQRNPWFEAETVPDLREAVASALSGGG from the coding sequence GTGACTGCGCAGGCCCACGGCGACGAGCTCGAACGCATCCGCGACGAGATCATCGCCGACCCCGAGAATGCGGCGTTCACCGCGCTCGGCTGGAAGCCGTTGTTCGCCGCATCGCCCGAGTCGCGGGTGCTGCTCATCGGTCAGGCACCCGGGAGGCGGGCGCAGGAATCGGGCATCCCGTGGAATGACGCCAGCGGCGACACCCTGACCCGGTGGCTCGGCGTCGACCGCGAGACCTTCCACGACCCGAATGCGTTCGCGATCGTGCCGATGGACTTCTACTTCCCCGGCAAGGCACCCTCGGGCGACCTCCCTCCGCGCCGGGGAGTCGCGGCCACGTGGCATCCGCCCATCTTCGAGCAGCTCGTGAACGTACGGTTGACCGTGCTCGTGGGTGCGCACGCACAGCGCGCCTACCTGCCCGACCGGTTGCCGACGCTGACCGAGACCGTCCGGCACTGGCGTGACTACCTGCCGTCGAAGTTTCCGGTCGTGCACCCTTCGCCCCGCAACATCGCGTGGCAGCAGCGCAACCCGTGGTTCGAGGCTGAGACGGTGCCCGACCTGCGGGAGGCGGTGGCGTCGGCCCTGAGCGGCGGGGGATAG
- the nrdI gene encoding class Ib ribonucleoside-diphosphate reductase assembly flavoprotein NrdI, which yields MTNLVYFSSVSGNTKRFIEKLGRPADRIPLHARDEALHADEPFVLVVPTYGGGDGKGAVPKQVIKFLNDERNRALIRGVISAGNTNFGSAYCLAGDIIAQKCKVPHLYRFEVFGTPDDVRAVDDGLDAFWSSQLQQTA from the coding sequence ATGACGAACCTGGTCTACTTCTCGAGCGTCTCGGGCAACACGAAGCGCTTCATCGAGAAGCTCGGCCGACCGGCCGATCGCATTCCGCTGCACGCCCGCGACGAGGCGCTGCACGCCGACGAGCCGTTCGTGCTCGTCGTTCCGACCTACGGCGGAGGCGACGGCAAGGGCGCCGTGCCGAAGCAGGTCATCAAGTTCCTCAACGACGAGCGCAATCGTGCGCTCATCCGCGGCGTGATCAGCGCCGGCAACACCAACTTCGGGTCGGCCTACTGCCTCGCGGGCGACATCATCGCCCAGAAGTGCAAGGTGCCGCACCTCTACCGCTTCGAAGTATTCGGAACCCCAGACGACGTTCGCGCCGTCGACGATGGATTGGACGCATTTTGGTCAAGTCAACTGCAGCAGACGGCGTAG
- a CDS encoding SRPBCC domain-containing protein: MVDVNAQLDAVTRSIETKEVDGALAYVQQLAQTYPSPIDDVWDAVTSAERIPRWFLPVSGDLRLGGRYQLEGNAGGEIRSCEPPRDGAAGYSVTWGMGSGEPAIVSVRLVEVDASHTRLELENVATAASLPDGMWEQFGPSATGIGWDQGLLGLALHFSGGDDGISSEEAPAWVASDEGKTFMRRSADAWAAAHERDGVSAEVAKGAADRTYAAYTGEAPRAETE; encoded by the coding sequence ATGGTCGACGTGAACGCCCAGCTCGACGCCGTCACGCGCAGCATCGAGACGAAGGAGGTCGACGGCGCGCTCGCCTACGTGCAGCAGCTCGCGCAGACCTATCCCTCCCCCATCGACGACGTGTGGGACGCGGTGACGAGCGCGGAGCGCATTCCGCGCTGGTTCCTGCCGGTCTCGGGCGACCTGCGCCTCGGCGGCCGCTACCAGCTCGAGGGCAATGCCGGCGGCGAGATCCGCAGCTGCGAGCCGCCGCGCGACGGCGCGGCCGGCTACTCGGTCACCTGGGGCATGGGCTCCGGCGAACCGGCGATCGTCAGCGTGCGCCTCGTCGAGGTGGATGCCTCGCACACTCGCCTCGAACTCGAGAACGTCGCGACGGCGGCGAGCCTGCCCGACGGCATGTGGGAGCAGTTCGGCCCGTCGGCGACCGGCATCGGGTGGGACCAGGGACTGCTCGGCCTCGCACTGCACTTCTCAGGCGGCGACGACGGCATCTCATCAGAGGAGGCGCCCGCCTGGGTCGCGAGCGACGAGGGCAAGACGTTCATGCGCCGATCGGCCGACGCGTGGGCCGCGGCGCATGAGCGGGACGGGGTGAGTGCGGAGGTCGCGAAGGGGGCGGCGGATCGGACGTATGCGGCGTACACCGGGGAGGCGCCGAGGGCCGAGACGGAGTGA
- a CDS encoding HhH-GPD-type base excision DNA repair protein — translation MVRMALHITGDQAADELLTDDAFALLTGMLLDQQVAMETAFAGPSKIRERLGTIEPGEIAATDPDRMVEVFTQTPAVHRYPGSMAGRVQALAAAVRDDWGGDATAIWTQGDPSGAEVLKRLKALPGFGEQKAKIFLALLGKQCGLEAPGWREAAGAYGEAGSFSSVADIVSPESLAKVRAHKQAMKAAAKAAKA, via the coding sequence ATGGTTCGCATGGCACTGCACATCACGGGCGACCAGGCGGCCGACGAGCTGCTCACCGACGACGCGTTCGCGCTGCTCACGGGCATGCTGCTCGACCAGCAGGTCGCGATGGAGACGGCCTTCGCGGGGCCGTCGAAGATCCGCGAGCGACTCGGCACGATCGAGCCCGGCGAGATCGCCGCGACCGACCCCGACCGCATGGTCGAGGTGTTCACGCAGACCCCGGCCGTGCACCGCTACCCGGGGTCGATGGCGGGCCGCGTGCAGGCGCTGGCCGCGGCGGTGCGCGACGACTGGGGCGGCGACGCGACCGCGATCTGGACGCAGGGCGACCCGTCGGGCGCCGAGGTGCTGAAGCGACTCAAGGCGCTGCCGGGCTTCGGCGAGCAGAAGGCGAAGATCTTCCTCGCGCTCCTCGGCAAGCAGTGCGGGCTCGAGGCACCGGGCTGGCGCGAGGCCGCCGGCGCCTACGGCGAGGCGGGCTCGTTCTCGTCGGTCGCCGACATCGTGAGCCCCGAGTCGCTCGCCAAGGTGCGGGCGCACAAGCAGGCGATGAAGGCGGCGGCGAAGGCCGCCAAGGCCTGA
- a CDS encoding ArsR/SmtB family transcription factor, whose product MHALDVLGDPVRRRILELIADGEASAGEVGSVVQAEFGISQPAVSQHLRVLRESGFVTVRPEGARRLYAVDPAPLAQADAWFDHFRRFWQPKLDALGTELARGRLAQRKAAATKPVADAPDAASAPPSPPHRGTTTTDSNDD is encoded by the coding sequence ATGCACGCGCTCGATGTCCTCGGAGACCCGGTCCGCCGCCGCATCCTCGAGCTGATCGCCGATGGCGAGGCGTCCGCCGGCGAGGTCGGTTCGGTCGTGCAGGCCGAGTTCGGCATCTCGCAGCCGGCGGTCTCGCAGCATCTGCGCGTGCTCCGCGAGTCGGGGTTCGTCACCGTGCGCCCCGAGGGCGCGCGGCGGCTCTACGCCGTCGACCCGGCCCCGCTCGCACAGGCCGACGCGTGGTTCGACCACTTCCGCCGGTTCTGGCAGCCGAAGCTCGACGCCCTCGGCACCGAGCTCGCGCGCGGTCGACTCGCGCAACGCAAGGCCGCCGCGACGAAACCGGTGGCGGATGCTCCGGATGCGGCATCCGCACCGCCATCACCGCCCCACCGCGGCACCACCACCACCGATTCGAATGACGACTGA
- a CDS encoding alpha/beta fold hydrolase, with protein sequence MTEYTTSADGTRIAYDRAGFGPPVILIGGAMQYRAFDPTTVAMAAALAGHGFDVVNYDRRGRGESPAAAPITLAQTIDDLRALIGEIRRGGIADDVALYGNSSGGSIALAAAAAGLPVSKLVLFEVPLDEELGTRGAEFLAGMRERIAAGDPTAVIEHYMSDMPPEWLAGAKQSPGWPIMLELGPSLEPDAESLAWTQSAPRAELWKHITAPTLALVGDETMPIMTTAAASIVASMPNARSRPIRAANHAWEPSTMALAIAEFLVE encoded by the coding sequence ATGACCGAGTACACGACCTCAGCCGACGGGACGCGCATCGCGTACGACCGGGCCGGCTTCGGGCCGCCCGTGATCCTCATCGGCGGCGCCATGCAGTACCGGGCGTTCGACCCGACGACGGTGGCGATGGCCGCCGCCCTCGCCGGCCACGGCTTCGACGTCGTGAACTACGACCGGCGCGGCCGCGGCGAGAGCCCCGCCGCCGCACCGATCACGCTCGCCCAGACGATCGACGACCTGCGCGCGCTCATCGGCGAGATCAGGCGCGGCGGCATCGCCGACGACGTCGCGCTGTACGGCAACTCGTCGGGCGGGTCGATCGCTCTCGCCGCGGCCGCAGCCGGCCTGCCGGTCTCGAAGCTCGTGCTGTTCGAGGTTCCGCTCGACGAGGAGCTCGGCACCCGGGGCGCGGAGTTCCTCGCGGGCATGCGCGAGCGGATCGCGGCCGGCGATCCGACCGCGGTCATCGAGCACTACATGTCGGACATGCCGCCCGAGTGGCTCGCCGGCGCGAAGCAGAGCCCGGGGTGGCCGATCATGCTCGAACTCGGCCCGAGCCTCGAGCCCGACGCCGAGTCGCTCGCCTGGACCCAGTCGGCACCGCGCGCCGAGCTGTGGAAGCACATCACGGCACCCACCCTCGCCCTCGTCGGCGACGAGACCATGCCGATCATGACGACGGCGGCCGCATCGATCGTCGCGTCGATGCCGAACGCGCGGTCCCGCCCGATCCGAGCCGCGAACCACGCGTGGGAGCCGTCGACCATGGCCCTCGCGATCGCCGAGTTCCTCGTCGAGTAG
- a CDS encoding VOC family protein has product MDVKIELIHVPVTDVDRAKAFYVDQCGFNADHDQRVSDTLRFVQVTPPGSACSIAFGEGLGGTIEPGRLDVIQAVIPDADAALAQLRAAGVDAQGVDEQAWGRFVTFSDPDGNRWTLQQLPAWSQQAAG; this is encoded by the coding sequence ATGGACGTCAAGATCGAACTCATCCACGTGCCCGTCACCGACGTCGACCGCGCGAAGGCGTTCTACGTCGACCAGTGCGGGTTCAACGCCGACCACGACCAGCGGGTCAGCGACACCCTGCGCTTCGTGCAGGTCACCCCGCCCGGCTCGGCGTGCTCGATCGCCTTCGGCGAGGGGCTCGGCGGCACGATCGAGCCCGGCCGGCTCGACGTGATCCAGGCCGTCATCCCCGATGCCGACGCCGCGCTCGCCCAGTTGCGCGCCGCCGGAGTCGACGCACAGGGCGTCGACGAGCAGGCCTGGGGCCGCTTCGTCACGTTCAGCGACCCCGACGGCAACCGGTGGACCCTGCAGCAGCTGCCCGCCTGGTCGCAGCAGGCCGCAGGCTGA
- a CDS encoding aminoglycoside adenylyltransferase domain-containing protein, whose product MDEQLAPVVEHLDEADPGDIVGVYLYGSAVSGGLRPDSDLDVLVLARRSLTHDEREALTRVLLGASDWHGRSGTFADGAEGRPLELTVIIIGSDGRWPEPAEHDFQFGEWLRADLEAGQRLEPTVDPDVPILLSTAQSAHRVLHGRPLAEVVDPVSPARLREAMLAIIPDILEEIVGDERNTLLAFARIVTTLRTGEIVPKDVAAAAVAPSLEPADRALMERARAGYRGEADDDWTGLADEVAALSHVLAAQATELAATLDVR is encoded by the coding sequence ATGGATGAGCAGCTCGCGCCCGTCGTGGAGCACCTCGACGAGGCCGACCCCGGCGACATCGTGGGCGTCTACCTGTACGGATCAGCCGTGTCCGGCGGGCTCCGACCCGACAGCGACCTCGACGTCCTCGTGCTCGCGCGGCGCTCACTCACCCACGACGAGCGCGAGGCGCTCACGCGGGTGCTGCTCGGCGCCTCCGACTGGCACGGGCGCTCCGGCACGTTCGCCGATGGCGCCGAGGGCCGCCCGCTCGAGCTGACGGTCATCATCATCGGCAGCGACGGCCGCTGGCCCGAGCCGGCGGAACACGACTTCCAGTTCGGCGAGTGGCTGCGTGCCGACCTCGAAGCGGGGCAGCGGCTCGAACCGACCGTGGATCCCGACGTGCCGATCCTGCTGTCGACGGCCCAGTCCGCGCACCGCGTGCTTCACGGGCGCCCACTCGCGGAGGTCGTCGACCCCGTGTCGCCGGCTCGGCTTCGCGAGGCGATGCTCGCGATCATCCCCGACATCCTCGAGGAGATCGTCGGCGACGAGCGGAACACGCTGCTCGCCTTCGCCCGCATCGTGACCACGCTGCGCACCGGCGAGATCGTGCCGAAGGACGTCGCCGCAGCGGCGGTGGCGCCGTCGCTGGAGCCGGCCGACCGAGCCCTCATGGAGCGCGCGCGAGCGGGCTACCGCGGGGAGGCCGATGACGACTGGACGGGCCTCGCCGACGAGGTCGCCGCGCTCTCGCACGTGCTCGCGGCGCAGGCGACGGAACTCGCGGCGACCTTGGACGTCAGGTGA
- the nrdF gene encoding class 1b ribonucleoside-diphosphate reductase subunit beta: MTLTDPVNAAGNDPAHTGGKLKLVDHVNAINWNRIQDDKDLEVWNRLVNNFWLPEKVPLSNDIQSWNTLTPEEQTLTMRVFTGLTLLDTIQGTVGAVSLIPDAITPHEEAVYTNIAFMESVHAKSYSSIFSTLCSTKEIDDAFRWSVDNENLQKKAAIVMEYYRGDEPLKRKVASTLLESFLFYSGFYLPMYWSSRAKLTNTADLIRLIIRDEAVHGYYIGYKFQKGLEQVDQATRDDLKDYTFSLLYELYDNEVQYTQDLYDGVGLTEDVKKFLHYNANKALMNLGYEPMFPKTVTDVNPAILSALSPNADENHDFFSGSGSSYVIGKAVVTEDEDWDF, from the coding sequence ATGACTCTCACCGATCCGGTCAACGCGGCCGGCAACGACCCGGCGCACACCGGCGGCAAGCTCAAGCTCGTCGACCACGTCAACGCGATCAACTGGAACCGCATCCAGGACGACAAGGACCTCGAGGTCTGGAACCGCCTGGTGAACAACTTCTGGCTGCCCGAGAAGGTGCCGCTGTCGAACGACATCCAGTCGTGGAACACGCTGACGCCCGAGGAGCAGACGCTCACGATGCGCGTGTTCACGGGGCTCACCCTGCTCGACACGATCCAGGGCACGGTCGGCGCGGTCTCCCTCATCCCCGACGCGATCACCCCGCACGAAGAGGCGGTGTACACGAACATCGCGTTCATGGAGTCGGTGCACGCGAAGAGCTACTCGTCGATCTTCTCGACGCTGTGCTCGACGAAGGAGATCGACGACGCCTTCCGCTGGTCGGTCGACAACGAGAACCTGCAGAAGAAGGCCGCGATCGTCATGGAGTACTACCGTGGCGACGAGCCGCTGAAGCGCAAGGTCGCTTCGACGCTGCTCGAGAGCTTCCTCTTCTACTCGGGCTTCTACCTGCCGATGTACTGGTCGTCGCGCGCCAAGCTCACCAACACGGCCGACCTCATCCGCCTCATCATCCGCGACGAGGCCGTGCATGGGTACTACATCGGCTACAAGTTCCAGAAGGGGCTCGAGCAGGTCGACCAGGCAACGCGCGACGACCTCAAGGACTACACGTTCTCGCTGCTCTACGAGCTCTACGACAACGAGGTGCAGTACACGCAAGACCTGTACGACGGCGTCGGCCTCACTGAAGATGTCAAGAAGTTCCTCCACTACAACGCCAACAAGGCCCTCATGAACCTCGGCTACGAGCCGATGTTCCCGAAGACCGTCACCGACGTGAACCCGGCGATCCTCTCGGCACTCTCGCCGAACGCCGACGAGAACCACGACTTCTTCTCGGGGTCGGGCTCGTCGTACGTGATCGGCAAGGCCGTGGTCACTGAAGACGAGGACTGGGACTTCTAG
- a CDS encoding NAD(P)-dependent oxidoreductase, whose amino-acid sequence MARIVVIGGTGYAGGHIAAEAAARGHEVVSVSRNEPAEKVDGVAYVQGSILDLDGLEAQFDGADAVISAVAPRGDMTDAVPDALKELAARLTDTPTRLGVVGGAMGSLSAPGGPRLYDLGVPEQYLHEATVGVESLELLEASEAGLDWFLVHPPKVFGSWEPGERTGSYREGGDVFVQAADGSSFISGADFAIAVVDEVERGNHRRERFTVGY is encoded by the coding sequence ATGGCCCGCATCGTCGTCATCGGAGGCACCGGCTACGCCGGTGGTCACATCGCAGCCGAGGCCGCCGCGCGTGGACACGAGGTCGTCTCGGTGTCGCGCAACGAGCCCGCCGAGAAGGTCGATGGCGTCGCCTACGTGCAGGGCTCGATCCTCGATCTCGACGGTCTCGAGGCGCAGTTCGACGGCGCCGACGCCGTGATCTCGGCCGTCGCGCCCCGCGGCGACATGACCGACGCCGTGCCCGATGCGCTCAAGGAGCTCGCCGCCCGGCTCACCGACACCCCCACCCGACTCGGCGTGGTCGGCGGCGCGATGGGCAGCCTCTCGGCGCCCGGCGGTCCGCGGCTCTACGACCTCGGTGTGCCTGAGCAGTACCTCCACGAGGCGACCGTCGGCGTCGAGTCGCTCGAGCTGCTCGAGGCGAGCGAGGCCGGGCTCGACTGGTTCCTCGTGCACCCGCCGAAGGTCTTCGGCTCGTGGGAGCCCGGCGAGCGCACCGGCTCGTACCGCGAGGGCGGCGACGTCTTCGTGCAGGCGGCCGACGGCAGCTCGTTCATCTCGGGGGCCGACTTCGCCATCGCGGTCGTCGACGAGGTCGAGCGCGGCAACCACCGTCGCGAGCGCTTCACCGTCGGCTACTGA